The proteins below are encoded in one region of Reichenbachiella sp. 5M10:
- a CDS encoding DUF4198 domain-containing protein: MKHTILFLTLLLSSVAPSFAHFMWVETNPTGHIDQSQEVRVFFGEYTYGVFEKVGEESFNKMADFDLWVVSPSGKKSTLKTTAKENAYVAQFTPTENGTYTVILDNNNIEVIDYTKYDFGIFKTHYHSVVPVQVGTNITDSVLQNEKGLAIKKIATNDDTVLLQVFFQNKPLAKNELTVFVADQWSKTLYTDEDGKVSFELPWDTKYIVETTTKEEVPGKYKGDAYEFVWHCATMPLLLH, translated from the coding sequence ATGAAACACACAATCCTATTCCTCACACTCCTACTATCGAGTGTAGCTCCTTCATTCGCTCACTTCATGTGGGTAGAAACCAATCCTACAGGACATATCGACCAAAGCCAAGAAGTCCGTGTATTCTTTGGTGAATATACCTACGGCGTGTTTGAAAAAGTCGGAGAAGAGTCTTTCAACAAAATGGCAGATTTTGACCTTTGGGTAGTGAGCCCTTCGGGTAAAAAATCCACCCTCAAAACAACGGCAAAAGAAAACGCTTATGTCGCTCAATTCACTCCAACCGAAAACGGTACCTATACAGTCATCCTCGACAACAACAACATCGAAGTAATCGACTACACCAAATATGATTTTGGAATATTCAAAACACACTACCACAGCGTCGTACCTGTACAAGTTGGCACAAACATCACCGACTCGGTCTTGCAAAACGAAAAAGGACTGGCAATTAAAAAAATAGCCACTAACGACGATACCGTCCTGCTACAGGTCTTCTTCCAAAACAAACCATTGGCCAAAAACGAACTTACGGTATTCGTTGCTGATCAGTGGTCCAAAACACTCTATACTGACGAAGATGGCAAAGTCTCCTTTGAACTCCCTTGGGATACCAAATACATCGTCGAAACCACGACCAAAGAAGAAGTCCCAGGCAAATACAAAGGAGACGCTTACGAATTTGTTTGGCACTGTGCCACCATGCCTCTACTTCTTCATTGA
- a CDS encoding DUF4374 domain-containing protein yields MKKQIVNLAASVLSAAIVLTSCVEDDGASGSSGAEFIVGIEAESGTDVLVSSDDLSTGTITPIDNGIEQPAWMSFYQVGNTLLACGYSTDNLTTGYRMVNGVLTDVGSFITELGIYGVVEVDENTAILAGLTRSGYEDRIFYTIDLESMSITSRTYTRIDERQDEGLVAWPTGMRVLGDKFYVAYQLKGSGEDENVPASSTPNSDQARVAVYSYPEMEFEKIMTDDRTSDIGVYSGENALMETEDGDLYTYSTSALANGFYPTPDNPSGFLKIENGTTEFDDSYFFNFEEVSGGYKLNNAVYVGNGKAVVRMAKEDDTNQDYLWATYKPTIDPDLAICEMAVVDMEAKTFSKLDIPAHGGEWGMANLTKDGKVYVNISNADEAYIYVIDPTTATAQKGAKIEGNWTKGFAAL; encoded by the coding sequence ATGAAAAAACAAATAGTAAACCTAGCAGCTAGCGTACTCAGCGCAGCGATCGTTTTGACATCATGTGTAGAAGACGATGGTGCCAGTGGATCATCTGGTGCAGAATTCATCGTAGGTATAGAAGCAGAATCAGGAACAGACGTATTGGTCAGCTCGGACGATTTGTCCACGGGCACGATCACACCCATCGACAATGGAATCGAACAACCAGCATGGATGTCCTTCTACCAAGTAGGCAACACCTTGCTCGCCTGTGGATACTCAACCGACAACCTCACTACTGGCTACCGCATGGTCAATGGTGTCTTGACAGACGTCGGGTCGTTCATCACTGAGCTCGGTATCTATGGAGTAGTCGAAGTAGATGAAAACACGGCCATTCTAGCCGGATTGACACGATCAGGATACGAAGACCGAATCTTCTACACCATCGACCTAGAAAGCATGTCCATCACCAGTCGTACCTACACGCGTATCGACGAACGTCAAGACGAAGGTCTCGTGGCTTGGCCAACAGGCATGAGAGTTCTTGGCGACAAGTTTTATGTAGCCTACCAACTCAAAGGATCAGGAGAGGATGAAAACGTACCGGCTTCATCTACACCTAACTCTGATCAGGCACGTGTAGCGGTATACTCATATCCTGAGATGGAATTTGAGAAAATCATGACGGATGACCGCACCTCAGATATCGGTGTATACTCAGGCGAAAACGCCCTGATGGAAACAGAAGATGGTGACCTATACACCTACTCTACTTCGGCCTTGGCCAATGGGTTTTACCCAACACCAGACAACCCCTCTGGTTTTTTGAAGATCGAAAACGGAACCACGGAATTTGACGATAGCTACTTCTTCAACTTCGAAGAAGTAAGCGGCGGATACAAACTCAACAATGCCGTCTATGTCGGCAATGGCAAAGCAGTCGTAAGAATGGCAAAAGAAGACGACACCAACCAAGATTACCTCTGGGCCACCTACAAACCTACTATTGATCCAGATCTCGCAATTTGCGAAATGGCAGTAGTAGACATGGAAGCCAAAACATTCTCTAAACTTGACATCCCTGCTCACGGGGGCGAGTGGGGCATGGCAAATTTGACCAAAGACGGTAAAGTGTATGTCAACATCAGCAACGCTGATGAAGCCTACATTTACGTCATCGACCCGACGACAGCCACCGCTCAAAAAGGAGCCAAAATCGAAGGAAACTGGACCAAAGGTTTCGCAGCACTTTAA
- a CDS encoding TonB-dependent receptor produces the protein MSKSASFILLFLLITTISVAQSISGVVADADGGALPGATVMLLGSSAGAAADIDGKFLLQDLPSGKHKIRITAIGYEPIVRELITSPGKTTHVNIQLQEGATSLDEVTIVAKSEATQVREQAYAVSVVEAKAFKNASQDVNQILNRVSGINIRQSGGMGSNFNLSLNGLSGNRVRTFINGVPMDYFGSSLSLNNFPANLVSTIEIYKGAVPIHLSSDALGGAINIITDSRPIDYLDASYSYGSFNTHTAAVNGQWHHEKTGLTLRVKSFYNYSDNDYPIDINILNTETGKLDEQTTEVRRFHDAYNSKMIWAEVGVMNKAYADELMVGVVLSDNYKEIQQSPFATGTSAYPVGEATSQSDIKIMNLSYSKKDLLVKGLNARGYAVYLDANEEYLDISPNQYDWFGNYTPDVHTTTGELGRKTHFYLNRKNLLANANAEYAINPQHNLSINYSLNRLELSGHDDYQPQNNTQFSNPNNVTKQVTGLGYTNKALGDRLSTTLFAKGYNYLIQTNIASYDGTETEFLENKEQRMGYGFATTFFLKEGLQLKTSFEKAYRFPESYEMYGDGLNVIPNPSLVPESSFNYNLGFRFNSLPQRSNRYTVEINTFVRNSKNYIRFEPQLNRSTYVNDRSVLAKGIDLATRYALRERFTIGLGVTYLDLRNNDKNNSLYGDRLPNEPYLFGNLIMTYSISNLLSSQDQLTFSNTNRYVHDFYLKWPSLAASGKSVIQHRLTNDLQMTYSMQDGRYNLSLLVSNVLDTKVYDNFNQQNPGRAFSIKIRYFISN, from the coding sequence ATGTCTAAATCAGCGAGTTTTATATTACTCTTTCTACTCATCACCACAATCTCCGTCGCCCAATCTATCTCTGGAGTCGTAGCAGATGCGGATGGAGGAGCACTACCTGGTGCTACAGTCATGCTGCTTGGCAGCAGTGCTGGAGCGGCAGCTGACATAGATGGCAAGTTTCTCCTCCAAGACCTCCCCAGTGGCAAACACAAAATCCGTATCACAGCGATTGGTTATGAGCCTATCGTACGCGAGCTCATAACCAGCCCCGGCAAAACCACGCATGTAAACATACAACTCCAAGAAGGGGCAACCAGTCTTGATGAAGTGACCATCGTCGCAAAATCTGAAGCCACACAAGTTCGCGAACAAGCCTATGCTGTCTCCGTAGTGGAAGCCAAAGCCTTCAAAAATGCGAGTCAAGATGTCAACCAAATCCTAAACCGCGTATCAGGAATCAATATACGCCAGAGTGGTGGCATGGGCTCAAACTTCAACCTATCACTCAACGGGCTCTCCGGCAACCGTGTTCGGACCTTCATCAATGGTGTACCCATGGATTATTTCGGTTCATCACTCAGCCTCAACAACTTCCCTGCAAACCTCGTCAGTACCATCGAGATCTACAAAGGCGCCGTACCGATCCACCTGTCCTCTGACGCACTCGGAGGTGCCATCAATATCATCACGGATTCTCGACCGATCGACTACTTGGATGCCTCATATTCTTATGGTTCGTTCAACACCCACACCGCTGCAGTCAATGGTCAATGGCATCACGAAAAAACAGGACTAACACTTCGAGTCAAGTCATTTTACAACTATTCGGACAACGACTACCCCATAGACATCAATATCCTCAACACTGAAACGGGCAAACTCGACGAACAAACAACCGAAGTACGGCGCTTTCATGATGCGTACAATTCCAAAATGATATGGGCCGAAGTAGGCGTCATGAACAAAGCCTACGCAGACGAGCTAATGGTCGGTGTAGTACTCTCAGACAACTACAAGGAAATACAACAAAGTCCATTTGCCACAGGCACCTCAGCCTACCCTGTCGGCGAAGCTACATCCCAGTCAGACATCAAAATCATGAATTTATCTTATAGCAAAAAAGACTTGCTCGTCAAGGGACTCAATGCACGAGGATATGCCGTGTACTTAGACGCCAACGAGGAGTATCTGGACATTAGCCCAAACCAATACGACTGGTTTGGCAACTACACTCCAGACGTACACACAACCACTGGAGAACTCGGGCGCAAAACCCACTTCTACCTCAATCGCAAAAATCTATTGGCCAACGCCAACGCAGAATATGCGATCAATCCACAGCACAACCTCTCGATCAACTACTCACTCAACCGCCTAGAGTTGAGTGGACACGACGACTATCAACCCCAAAACAATACACAGTTTAGCAATCCCAACAACGTCACCAAGCAAGTGACTGGCCTTGGGTACACTAACAAAGCTTTGGGTGACAGGTTAAGCACCACGTTGTTTGCCAAAGGCTACAACTACCTGATTCAAACCAACATCGCCAGCTACGACGGTACCGAAACCGAATTTTTAGAAAATAAAGAACAACGCATGGGGTATGGATTTGCCACGACCTTCTTTTTGAAAGAAGGACTACAACTCAAAACATCCTTTGAAAAAGCCTACCGTTTCCCTGAGTCTTACGAGATGTATGGAGATGGCCTCAATGTCATCCCTAACCCCTCTCTGGTACCCGAGTCAAGCTTCAATTACAACTTGGGATTCCGTTTCAATTCACTCCCTCAGCGAAGCAACCGCTACACGGTAGAAATAAACACCTTCGTCAGAAACAGCAAAAACTATATCCGCTTTGAACCCCAACTAAACCGAAGCACCTATGTCAATGACAGAAGTGTCCTCGCCAAAGGCATAGATCTAGCTACTCGCTACGCACTTCGAGAGCGATTTACCATTGGTTTAGGAGTCACCTATTTGGACCTGAGAAACAATGACAAGAATAATTCTCTCTACGGTGATCGTCTACCCAACGAGCCCTACCTATTTGGCAATTTGATCATGACCTATAGCATCTCCAACCTCTTGAGCTCGCAAGATCAACTGACCTTCAGCAATACCAATCGCTACGTACATGATTTCTACCTCAAGTGGCCCAGCCTAGCCGCCTCTGGCAAATCGGTTATTCAGCACCGACTGACCAACGACCTACAGATGACCTACAGTATGCAAGACGGGCGCTACAACCTATCCCTACTGGTCTCCAATGTCCTTGACACCAAAGTCTACGACAACTTCAACCAACAAAACCCTGGAAGAGCATTCAGCATTAAAATCAGATACTTTATTAGCAATTAA
- a CDS encoding endonuclease/exonuclease/phosphatase family protein has product MSILSQTFRFSFQKKYRRWRLLLALWCVMGLLCYMSVWIPPRDFWPASLVSYAIPGVWLVNFLLALTLLFVRLKFVLYPVAMMMIGTPFIQETFAYNSPLPSTTEELSILSYNVKQFRKPHGYDSFSTALIQSVVADATEVKCFQEYSTNPKWEALDVTGQMEKQGYHGCTFAAKIRGNDHNPGMAIFSKSPILNSGQVWNSPRSKNGGLFVDIAPIKDTIRIYNVHLASMHIDLQQYKKTGHYGQKILYLLQALKNGAVNRSGQIDALVTHTQNCPYPFVIVGDFNDTPYSYNYHRLKHHYTNAFEAVGSGFGFSFNSLLFFLRIDHHFTGNGLKARSFAVDRSMRISDHFPTRAHYALPKHTD; this is encoded by the coding sequence ATGTCTATCCTGTCACAGACCTTCCGATTCTCTTTTCAGAAAAAGTACCGCCGATGGCGTCTGCTGTTGGCGCTATGGTGTGTGATGGGGTTGCTATGCTACATGAGTGTATGGATACCTCCTCGAGACTTTTGGCCTGCTTCATTGGTCAGTTATGCCATTCCTGGCGTATGGCTGGTCAATTTCTTACTGGCCTTGACATTGCTTTTTGTGCGGTTAAAGTTCGTTCTCTACCCAGTAGCTATGATGATGATCGGAACGCCTTTCATCCAAGAGACTTTTGCCTACAACAGTCCCCTCCCAAGTACGACAGAAGAACTATCCATTTTGAGTTACAATGTCAAGCAATTTCGCAAGCCACATGGCTATGACTCCTTCTCCACAGCGCTGATCCAATCGGTGGTCGCTGATGCTACTGAAGTGAAATGCTTCCAAGAATACAGCACAAACCCCAAATGGGAGGCTCTAGATGTCACAGGACAAATGGAGAAGCAAGGCTATCATGGCTGCACCTTTGCAGCAAAAATCAGAGGAAACGACCACAATCCAGGAATGGCGATCTTTTCAAAATCTCCTATTCTCAACTCTGGGCAAGTGTGGAACAGTCCCAGGTCCAAAAACGGAGGGCTCTTCGTCGATATAGCCCCTATTAAAGACACAATCCGCATCTACAATGTTCATCTCGCCTCGATGCACATTGATTTGCAACAATACAAAAAAACAGGACATTATGGTCAAAAAATCCTCTACCTTCTGCAGGCTCTCAAAAATGGAGCCGTCAATCGCTCTGGGCAAATCGATGCGCTCGTCACGCACACCCAAAACTGCCCTTACCCATTCGTGATTGTAGGAGATTTCAACGATACACCGTATAGCTACAACTACCATCGCCTCAAACACCACTACACCAATGCATTCGAAGCAGTCGGTTCAGGATTTGGATTCAGTTTCAACAGCCTCCTGTTCTTCCTTCGGATTGATCACCACTTCACCGGCAATGGCCTAAAAGCTCGCTCATTCGCAGTGGACCGCAGCATGCGAATCTCCGATCACTTCCCGACAAGAGCACACTACGCCCTTCCCAAACATACAGATTAG
- the bioA gene encoding adenosylmethionine--8-amino-7-oxononanoate transaminase, with protein MTTQELSTQDKDLIWHPFAPLLSPFEYIPLDSAKGVYLHTSDGKTIIDTVSSWWVNIHGHSNETLAKALYDQAMQMEHAIFAGFTHEPAVRLAQNLMTLLPEGFSKVFFSDNGSTSIEVALKMSLQYWYNKGNTNKTKVVALDGAYHGDTFGAMSVSGRGGFTAPFFPFLFEVDFIDFPTEENKEQIYLQFEKLVAHEDCSTFIFEPLIQGSGGMRMYSPEILDRLIAIAQQHDVICIADEVMTGFGRTGKVLATDHVSHKPDLICLSKGITGGTMPLGITACNAKIEDAFRSDSYAKALLHGHSYTGNPLACAVANASFEIFTSDTCQQNIQRVHTKHLAFAEKLKAYDNIEKIRVQGTIIAFDLKGFGETGYESSARQKIYPYFLERGILIRPLGNVIYLMPPYIITNEELDTVYQEILTFLADH; from the coding sequence ATGACCACACAAGAACTCAGCACACAAGACAAGGACCTCATCTGGCACCCCTTTGCGCCCCTACTTTCACCATTTGAATACATCCCGTTAGATTCGGCCAAAGGGGTCTACCTCCATACCTCCGACGGCAAAACAATCATCGATACTGTCTCCTCTTGGTGGGTCAATATCCACGGTCACTCCAATGAGACGCTAGCCAAAGCCCTCTACGACCAGGCCATGCAGATGGAGCACGCAATCTTTGCGGGATTCACTCATGAGCCTGCCGTTCGCTTGGCCCAAAACCTCATGACACTACTCCCAGAAGGTTTCTCCAAGGTATTCTTCTCGGACAACGGCAGCACATCTATCGAAGTAGCCCTCAAGATGTCACTACAGTACTGGTACAACAAAGGCAACACCAACAAAACCAAAGTCGTAGCACTAGACGGAGCCTATCATGGAGATACTTTCGGGGCGATGTCTGTCAGTGGACGTGGGGGGTTCACCGCTCCGTTTTTTCCTTTCCTCTTCGAGGTGGATTTCATTGATTTCCCTACCGAAGAAAACAAGGAGCAAATCTACCTACAATTTGAAAAACTGGTCGCACACGAAGACTGTAGTACCTTCATCTTCGAACCCCTCATCCAAGGATCTGGCGGCATGCGCATGTACTCTCCAGAGATACTAGACAGGCTGATCGCCATAGCCCAGCAGCACGACGTAATCTGTATCGCAGACGAAGTGATGACAGGGTTTGGACGTACTGGCAAAGTGCTCGCTACAGACCACGTCTCGCACAAACCTGACCTGATTTGCCTCTCCAAAGGCATCACGGGAGGCACTATGCCTCTGGGCATCACCGCGTGCAATGCCAAAATCGAAGATGCATTTCGCAGTGACTCCTATGCCAAAGCGCTACTCCACGGACACTCCTACACCGGCAATCCACTCGCCTGTGCTGTCGCCAATGCCAGCTTTGAAATATTCACAAGTGACACCTGTCAACAAAACATCCAGCGTGTCCATACCAAACATCTGGCTTTCGCCGAAAAGCTAAAAGCATATGACAACATCGAAAAAATCCGTGTACAAGGAACGATCATTGCATTCGACCTCAAAGGATTCGGAGAAACAGGATATGAAAGCAGTGCGAGACAAAAAATCTACCCCTATTTCCTCGAAAGAGGCATCCTGATCCGCCCTCTCGGCAATGTCATCTACCTGATGCCTCCCTACATCATCACAAACGAAGAGTTGGATACGGTCTATCAGGAGATCTTGACTTTTTTGGCTGATCATTAA
- the bioD gene encoding dethiobiotin synthase encodes MTATKRYFVTGIDTDSGKSVVSAALAQKLQADYWKPVQAGFPTDSETVRSLIDESLTVHREGIILQLPMSPHAAAKAEHLTIRRDQIILPKTDNTLIIEGAGGLMVPLNDHDFVIDLADDFDAEVILVSRNYLGSINHTLLSIAYLQARGFRIAGIIFNDETNTESESFILNHSQLPCLGRIPKLDQVTPESIASLANKIDIS; translated from the coding sequence ATGACAGCTACCAAACGATACTTCGTCACAGGCATAGACACAGACAGTGGCAAATCCGTAGTGAGCGCCGCGCTTGCCCAAAAACTACAGGCTGATTACTGGAAACCCGTACAAGCAGGTTTTCCTACCGACAGTGAGACGGTTCGATCGCTGATCGACGAAAGCCTCACCGTACACCGTGAGGGAATCATACTACAACTGCCCATGTCTCCTCATGCTGCGGCCAAAGCAGAGCACCTCACTATCCGACGGGATCAAATCATACTACCCAAGACAGATAACACCCTCATCATCGAGGGAGCAGGAGGACTGATGGTCCCGCTCAACGACCATGATTTCGTAATCGACCTAGCCGACGATTTTGACGCGGAAGTCATCCTCGTCTCTCGCAATTATCTGGGTAGTATCAACCACACGCTGCTCTCGATCGCATATTTGCAGGCCCGTGGATTCCGCATTGCCGGCATCATATTCAACGACGAGACCAACACCGAAAGCGAGTCTTTCATACTCAATCATTCTCAGTTGCCCTGTCTGGGCAGAATCCCCAAACTCGACCAAGTGACTCCCGAAAGCATCGCGTCACTGGCCAACAAAATTGATATTTCATGA
- a CDS encoding 8-amino-7-oxononanoate synthase, producing the protein MKLDFIKKLEERKTKDNLRSLTTTPTTHIDFSSNDYLGLSRSRELFDRINSYSYEGITTLNGSTGSRLLAGNSDVVMQLESKLARLFDGEAALLFNSGYVANLALISTLPQRQDTIIYDSLSHVCIKEGAQLSHAKSYSFRHNDPNDLETKLKKAQGQKYVIIESIYSMDGDMARFDDLITICQRYEAKLLVDEAHGTGLYGKQGNGKVCSLNLQDQFLARIYTFGKAMGVHGACIIGSQALIEYLINFARPFIYTTALPIHSLYSIEAAFDYLSEQPAMQEQIQAKTHYFNQYFDQQIGSNPECSKTTSSTPIQPLIIPGNTRVKALSHQLQREGLDVRAILSPTVPEGSERLRICLHLHNTQADIKNLIDTLSSQL; encoded by the coding sequence ATGAAGCTGGATTTCATAAAAAAACTAGAAGAAAGGAAAACCAAGGACAACCTCCGCTCGCTGACCACTACTCCTACTACTCACATTGATTTTTCCTCCAACGACTACTTGGGGCTGAGTAGATCCCGAGAATTATTCGACCGGATCAATAGCTACTCCTACGAAGGCATCACGACACTCAACGGGTCAACAGGCTCACGCTTGCTTGCTGGCAACTCGGACGTAGTAATGCAATTGGAGTCCAAACTCGCACGGCTATTCGATGGAGAAGCAGCGCTACTTTTCAACTCTGGCTATGTAGCCAATCTCGCGTTGATCTCTACCCTACCACAGCGTCAGGACACGATCATTTACGACAGTCTCTCCCATGTTTGCATCAAAGAGGGGGCTCAATTGAGTCATGCCAAGAGCTATTCGTTTCGTCACAATGACCCCAATGATCTGGAGACCAAACTCAAGAAAGCACAAGGCCAAAAATATGTCATCATCGAATCGATCTATTCCATGGATGGTGACATGGCACGCTTCGATGACCTCATCACCATCTGTCAACGGTACGAAGCTAAACTCTTGGTAGACGAAGCCCACGGCACGGGACTATATGGCAAACAAGGCAACGGCAAGGTCTGTTCACTCAACCTACAAGACCAGTTTCTGGCTCGTATTTACACCTTTGGCAAAGCCATGGGTGTACACGGTGCCTGCATCATCGGGTCCCAAGCATTGATCGAATATCTCATCAATTTTGCGCGCCCTTTCATCTACACCACTGCTCTCCCTATTCATAGTCTCTATTCGATCGAAGCAGCGTTTGACTATCTCTCCGAGCAGCCAGCTATGCAAGAACAAATCCAAGCAAAAACCCATTACTTCAATCAATACTTCGACCAACAAATCGGCTCCAACCCAGAATGCTCCAAAACAACTAGTAGTACCCCCATCCAGCCCCTCATCATACCTGGCAACACCCGAGTCAAAGCCCTCTCTCATCAACTACAACGAGAGGGGTTAGACGTCCGAGCCATCTTGTCACCAACCGTACCCGAAGGATCGGAGCGTCTCAGAATCTGCCTCCACCTACACAACACACAAGCAGACATCAAGAATCTAATCGATACCCTATCTTCGCAACTATGA
- a CDS encoding lipid A deacylase LpxR family protein, giving the protein MCAVLSVSAQNDSLTRHEISFQFDNDLLFFDAGDRYYTNGLFLTYRQVPRANTWAYNPLRFNQLHKSLWSFSFVSKIYNPYNLKGEEEDEIDRPYAGLLYVESDMVTFWGKNALSLGLDLGWMGSATHTGKVQYSLHQAFGWVRPRGWGEYQINNSPVVDASASLQREWVHTAGFSMLSAINLQLGSVRNASDVGLMFRLGRQLEQHQSTLTYSRVGSSGKRTKKLQEIYFYSRTQISRVFYDATIEGNWIGENSPFVKEAVPWVVTQTVGLMLSGGKTDFHALWSVLGKEVYGGQRHKYGTLLISRRF; this is encoded by the coding sequence TTGTGTGCAGTTCTGAGTGTTTCTGCTCAAAATGATTCGTTGACGCGACACGAAATCAGCTTTCAGTTTGACAATGATTTGCTGTTTTTTGATGCAGGGGACCGTTATTATACCAACGGCCTATTTTTGACTTATCGTCAGGTGCCTAGAGCGAATACTTGGGCATACAACCCCTTGAGATTTAATCAGCTGCACAAGTCACTGTGGAGCTTTTCTTTTGTTTCTAAGATATACAATCCTTACAACCTCAAGGGAGAGGAGGAGGACGAAATCGATCGGCCCTATGCTGGACTACTGTATGTAGAGAGCGATATGGTTACTTTTTGGGGAAAGAATGCGCTCAGTTTAGGGTTGGATCTTGGGTGGATGGGATCAGCTACTCATACGGGCAAGGTCCAGTATAGCTTGCATCAGGCTTTTGGTTGGGTACGACCGAGAGGTTGGGGAGAGTATCAAATCAACAACTCCCCAGTGGTGGATGCTTCTGCAAGTTTACAGCGCGAGTGGGTTCATACTGCCGGTTTTTCTATGCTTTCGGCCATCAATTTGCAACTCGGCAGTGTGCGCAATGCCTCCGATGTAGGCTTGATGTTTCGGTTAGGGCGGCAGTTGGAGCAGCACCAGAGTACTTTGACGTATAGCCGGGTAGGTTCGAGCGGGAAGCGAACCAAGAAACTCCAGGAGATATACTTTTACTCCCGTACACAAATCTCACGTGTGTTTTACGATGCTACGATCGAGGGCAATTGGATAGGAGAAAACTCTCCCTTTGTCAAGGAAGCCGTGCCTTGGGTGGTGACTCAGACTGTTGGACTTATGCTGAGTGGAGGTAAGACTGATTTTCATGCCCTATGGTCGGTACTCGGCAAGGAAGTATATGGAGGCCAAAGACACAAGTACGGGACCTTGTTGATTTCTCGACGCTTCTGA
- a CDS encoding porin family protein: MKIVGGVLVVLLFCVAGELMAQRSNVGIKGGLNVSELSSEIVNVAQNYHAGLYVKYDVSKKWTLQTEGLYSLRSAEYDQSTITIREMQFPVLAKYHIAKPIYIQGGFQAEVPLDKAYNEDVSKSLQKHMTSSCMVGAGFSLPSGFDLSFRYLQPIQSSQFSDRQFQISVGFDIY; this comes from the coding sequence ATGAAAATAGTAGGGGGAGTATTGGTCGTACTGTTGTTTTGTGTGGCAGGAGAGTTGATGGCACAACGTAGCAATGTAGGAATAAAGGGAGGGTTGAATGTATCGGAACTCAGTTCTGAGATTGTGAATGTCGCGCAGAATTATCACGCAGGGTTGTATGTCAAATACGATGTTTCGAAAAAATGGACGCTCCAGACAGAGGGCCTGTACTCGCTTCGCAGCGCCGAGTATGACCAGTCGACAATAACAATTCGAGAGATGCAATTTCCCGTGCTAGCCAAGTATCACATAGCCAAGCCTATTTATATACAAGGAGGGTTTCAGGCCGAAGTGCCTTTGGATAAAGCCTACAATGAGGATGTCTCAAAGAGCTTACAGAAGCATATGACTTCCTCCTGTATGGTTGGGGCTGGCTTTTCGTTACCCAGTGGTTTTGATTTGTCTTTTCGTTATCTACAGCCCATCCAATCCTCGCAATTCAGCGACAGACAGTTCCAAATTTCTGTAGGCTTTGACATTTATTAA
- a CDS encoding porin family protein, translated as MKRKIQFIAMSTLMLVALVSFDSAAQLELGVKAGLNFNSATVDAVSNGASYDDVADTRTGYHFGAYAHIKLGPIGIQPEAYYSVQGADISVDGAKGAINSNYLQIPVLVRFNFLKMFNIHAGPQFGIVVSEDYEGIADDLKGQTTDTDFSIAAGVGVDLPFNLNVTARYVKGFTDVVEDSQASDIESMKNAMFQLSIGYALLGR; from the coding sequence ATGAAAAGAAAAATACAATTTATTGCAATGAGCACTTTGATGTTGGTAGCTCTTGTTTCGTTCGATTCAGCAGCTCAGTTGGAGCTCGGAGTGAAAGCGGGTTTGAATTTCAACTCTGCTACAGTAGATGCAGTATCCAATGGTGCGTCTTACGATGATGTAGCAGATACACGGACAGGGTATCATTTTGGTGCTTATGCTCACATCAAGTTGGGGCCGATAGGTATCCAGCCAGAAGCTTACTATTCGGTACAAGGAGCTGATATCAGCGTCGATGGAGCCAAAGGAGCCATCAATTCAAACTATTTGCAAATCCCTGTTTTGGTTCGGTTCAATTTCTTGAAAATGTTCAATATTCATGCAGGTCCGCAGTTTGGGATTGTCGTGTCAGAGGACTATGAAGGAATAGCAGATGACCTCAAAGGACAAACGACAGATACGGATTTTTCTATCGCAGCAGGTGTAGGTGTAGACTTGCCTTTCAACTTGAATGTCACTGCGAGATATGTCAAAGGGTTCACAGATGTAGTGGAAGACTCTCAAGCGTCAGATATCGAATCGATGAAAAACGCGATGTTTCAGCTTTCTATTGGCTATGCACTGCTAGGCCGATAA